One window of Pseudacidobacterium ailaaui genomic DNA carries:
- the pheA gene encoding prephenate dehydratase, with amino-acid sequence MKVAIQGEPGSFSHEAAEKMLPRATILPCALSSDVFRALLEGQVEAAVIPIENSLAGPVTEHYDLLLQFPVAIEREGLLRIRHNLIAVPGATLSQVERVYSHPVALAQCRSFFAQHSHLQAAPFYDTAGSVKHLMELQDPKIAAIASTRAAEYYDAQVLAQGIEDNQENYTRFYVVRRKEDVQLSEDADKVSLAFTVENRPGTLVSALQIFARHGTNLTKIESRPVQGKPWEYVFYADYQLPPQTRADTVFHLLSQACSMVKELGRYRSGERLA; translated from the coding sequence ATGAAGGTCGCAATTCAGGGAGAGCCAGGCTCTTTCAGTCATGAAGCAGCAGAAAAAATGCTTCCCAGGGCAACCATTCTGCCGTGCGCTCTTTCCTCCGATGTCTTCCGGGCCCTTCTGGAAGGACAGGTGGAAGCTGCGGTCATACCCATTGAGAACAGCCTTGCAGGCCCCGTCACCGAGCATTATGATCTGTTGCTTCAATTTCCTGTAGCCATTGAGCGCGAAGGTCTGCTGCGCATCCGCCACAATCTGATTGCTGTTCCAGGAGCAACCCTGAGTCAGGTCGAGCGGGTATATTCCCATCCAGTGGCATTGGCCCAGTGCCGCTCCTTCTTTGCACAACACTCCCATCTGCAGGCAGCGCCTTTTTACGACACGGCCGGGAGCGTGAAACATCTGATGGAGCTACAGGACCCTAAAATTGCAGCCATCGCCAGCACACGCGCGGCCGAGTACTACGATGCCCAGGTGCTGGCCCAGGGCATTGAAGATAACCAGGAGAACTACACACGCTTTTACGTCGTACGACGTAAGGAAGATGTGCAGCTTTCGGAAGATGCTGACAAGGTCAGCCTGGCTTTTACCGTCGAAAATCGTCCGGGGACCCTTGTTTCCGCCCTCCAGATCTTTGCCCGGCATGGCACCAACCTGACCAAGATTGAGTCACGCCCTGTGCAAGGCAAGCCCTGGGAGTACGTCTTCTATGCTGACTACCAATTGCCTCCGCAGACCCGGGCCGATACGGTTTTCCATTTGCTCTCGCAGGCCTGCTCGATGGTCAAGGAGCTTGGGCGGTACCGATCTGGCGAGCGACTGGCATGA
- the lon gene encoding endopeptidase La, protein MASDFLSVIHPSNPKQRESRNEGRVLPVLPVRDTVLFPHAVLPLTVGRESSIQLIQSLGDEKTIVVVAQRDAHQDAPQPADLHIFGTMATVHKVVKMPNQSLFVFTEGTERVRLGAFTQTEPFMMAHVDPIGDVPAEGGPELEALQRNILAQFQQIVASSPTLSDELSTIAAQMEDPGRLSDFVTANLPFLTTPDRQELLETPDVRARLEKLHKHLVKEIEVQQLRNKIQSEVQDQVQQSQRDYYLREQLKAIQKELGEQDESQKDIEELKQKIEAAGMPEETKKEALKELNRLSRMSPMAADYSLTRNYIEWLAALPWSKSSGGEVDIAKAKEILDEDHYDLKKVKDRILDYLAVRRLKPDMKGPILCFVGPPGVGKTSLGRSIARALDRKFQRISLGGMHDEAELRGHRRTYIGALPGQIIQNLRRAGANDPVFMLDEVDKLGRDFRGDPASALLEVLDPEQNSTFRDNYLDQPFDLSKVLFICTANMLDTMPAPLLDRMEIIELQGYTEEEKRHIAFRYLIPRQIKENGIQPENIEFPEESVSYIVRHYTREAGVRKLEQLIGTICRKQARRIAEGKTEKLVVTQEVIHEFLGGIKVRVDTEIAERTRRAGVAVGLAWTPAGGDVLFVEANRMKGKGGFTMTGQIGQVMQESMQAALTWVRSNAKALGLTEDFMKDMDLHMHVPAGAIPKDGPSAGVTIATALVSLLTDSPVRPLTAMTGEITLSGNVLPVGGIKEKFLAAKRAGVKDVILPAENKQNVEEDLTPEQVEGVNIHYAKHIEDVLAVALPSSRAEEKRDEQVREEVLQEASAQT, encoded by the coding sequence ATGGCTAGTGATTTTCTTAGCGTCATCCACCCAAGTAATCCAAAACAACGTGAGAGCCGCAATGAAGGCAGGGTATTGCCCGTTCTGCCGGTCAGGGATACCGTGTTGTTCCCCCATGCCGTGCTGCCTCTTACTGTGGGGCGGGAGAGCTCCATTCAGCTGATCCAATCTCTCGGTGATGAGAAGACCATCGTGGTGGTAGCGCAGCGGGACGCGCATCAGGATGCTCCGCAGCCCGCCGATTTGCATATTTTCGGGACCATGGCGACCGTACATAAGGTCGTGAAAATGCCCAATCAAAGCTTGTTTGTCTTCACAGAGGGGACGGAACGGGTCCGGTTGGGGGCGTTTACCCAGACCGAACCATTCATGATGGCCCACGTTGATCCCATTGGGGATGTACCAGCCGAGGGTGGTCCGGAGCTGGAGGCATTGCAGCGCAATATTCTGGCGCAATTCCAGCAAATCGTCGCCTCCTCCCCTACGCTTTCGGATGAGCTTTCTACCATTGCCGCCCAGATGGAAGATCCGGGCAGGCTAAGTGATTTCGTTACGGCGAACCTGCCGTTTCTCACCACACCGGACCGACAGGAGTTGCTGGAAACACCGGACGTTCGCGCCCGTCTGGAAAAGCTGCATAAACATCTCGTCAAGGAGATTGAAGTCCAGCAATTACGCAACAAGATCCAGTCTGAAGTGCAGGACCAAGTGCAGCAGTCCCAGCGGGACTACTATCTTCGCGAGCAACTGAAGGCCATTCAGAAGGAGCTCGGTGAGCAGGACGAGAGCCAGAAGGACATTGAAGAACTCAAGCAGAAGATTGAAGCTGCCGGGATGCCGGAAGAAACCAAAAAAGAGGCACTCAAGGAGCTGAATCGGTTATCGAGGATGTCTCCCATGGCTGCCGATTATTCACTGACGCGCAATTACATTGAGTGGCTCGCGGCACTTCCGTGGTCAAAGTCTTCAGGCGGGGAAGTAGACATCGCGAAGGCAAAGGAGATCCTGGACGAAGACCACTATGACTTGAAGAAGGTGAAGGACCGGATTCTGGATTATCTTGCTGTTCGCAGGCTTAAGCCAGACATGAAAGGGCCCATTCTCTGCTTTGTCGGCCCTCCGGGTGTGGGTAAAACCTCTCTGGGGCGCAGTATTGCGCGCGCCCTGGACCGTAAATTCCAACGCATTTCTCTGGGTGGAATGCATGATGAGGCCGAGCTGCGTGGACATCGGCGCACTTATATCGGTGCGCTGCCAGGGCAGATCATCCAGAACCTGCGCCGCGCTGGAGCGAATGATCCTGTCTTCATGCTGGACGAAGTAGACAAGCTTGGACGTGATTTTCGAGGGGATCCGGCCTCCGCTCTTCTGGAGGTCCTGGATCCGGAGCAGAACAGCACATTCCGTGACAATTACCTAGACCAGCCATTTGATTTGTCCAAGGTTTTGTTTATCTGCACCGCCAACATGCTGGACACGATGCCGGCCCCGCTGCTGGACCGTATGGAAATCATCGAGCTTCAGGGCTATACGGAAGAGGAAAAGCGTCACATTGCATTCCGTTATCTGATTCCGCGGCAAATTAAGGAAAACGGCATTCAGCCGGAGAATATTGAGTTTCCGGAAGAGTCTGTTTCTTACATTGTGCGGCACTATACCAGAGAAGCTGGTGTCCGCAAACTTGAACAATTGATTGGCACGATTTGCCGCAAACAGGCGCGCCGCATTGCCGAGGGAAAAACGGAAAAGCTCGTGGTAACGCAAGAGGTCATCCATGAATTTCTGGGTGGCATTAAAGTCCGCGTGGACACGGAGATCGCAGAACGCACCCGGCGTGCCGGTGTGGCCGTGGGGCTTGCCTGGACGCCGGCAGGAGGGGACGTACTTTTTGTTGAGGCCAACAGGATGAAGGGCAAAGGCGGATTCACAATGACCGGTCAGATTGGACAGGTCATGCAGGAGTCCATGCAGGCTGCCCTCACTTGGGTGCGCTCCAATGCCAAGGCTTTGGGACTGACGGAAGATTTCATGAAGGACATGGACCTTCACATGCACGTGCCGGCTGGTGCAATTCCCAAAGATGGACCTTCTGCAGGCGTCACGATTGCGACTGCTCTGGTGTCCCTATTGACAGATTCGCCGGTACGTCCGCTGACGGCGATGACGGGTGAAATTACCCTGAGTGGGAACGTGCTTCCCGTTGGCGGCATCAAGGAGAAATTCCTGGCAGCCAAACGCGCTGGAGTCAAAGACGTGATCCTCCCTGCGGAAAACAAGCAGAACGTTGAGGAAGATCTGACTCCAGAGCAGGTGGAGGGGGTGAACATTCACTACGCCAAACATATTGAAGATGTGTTGGCTGTGGCGCTGCCTTCCTCTCGGGCTGAAGAAAAGAGAGACGAGCAGGTAAGGGAAGAGGTGCTGCAGGAAGCCTCGGCACAGACATAA
- a CDS encoding PP2C family protein-serine/threonine phosphatase, with amino-acid sequence MHYTASQVLNTFRFDVISLFFGAAFATTGILSLGVLLARRRFEALLFWLALFAILYGGRLWMQTGIVSLLASPSPYFVRFQAATNFLVPVPAFFFFQATGFLGRLGDYIAYTATLLQSILVVGALSGVSLPHLYFANNVIVIAALVLLLFQSFRTVSPARDLRIVRNGLLIFIAFALWNNVGSLLGFLPNLEKYGFAIFLVCLGYVAARHTFERDQQLNELQKELDIARRIQLSVLPKDFPRSRYFRIAAHYAPMRSVAGDLYDFQVLNEKQAGVLIADVSGHGVPAALIASMVKVASTSHRKESSSPSRFLSALNTTLCGNTQNQFVTAAFAYLDAEEGELRYAAAGHPPMLLLREGQTIKIEENGLMLALFPTAEYTQTSWKLRAGDRMVLYTDGIVEAMDANENEFGTERLSSLVCKTAHLTHAEAANHIMSSVKNWSVSQTDDLTVLVCDYMPGH; translated from the coding sequence GTGCACTACACAGCAAGCCAGGTACTGAATACTTTCCGCTTTGATGTAATCTCGCTCTTTTTTGGTGCTGCCTTCGCGACCACAGGAATACTTTCGTTGGGGGTCCTTCTGGCCCGTCGCAGATTTGAGGCCCTGCTTTTCTGGCTGGCCCTCTTTGCAATTCTGTATGGCGGGAGACTCTGGATGCAGACCGGAATCGTATCTCTTCTGGCATCCCCATCTCCGTATTTTGTCCGGTTTCAGGCGGCGACGAACTTTCTGGTTCCGGTCCCAGCTTTTTTCTTTTTTCAGGCTACGGGATTTCTTGGCCGCCTGGGCGACTATATCGCCTACACCGCCACCCTCCTGCAATCAATACTTGTCGTTGGAGCACTGTCAGGAGTAAGCCTGCCTCACCTATACTTTGCAAACAACGTCATCGTCATTGCAGCGCTTGTACTGCTTCTGTTCCAATCCTTCCGCACCGTCTCACCTGCTCGGGACCTCCGCATCGTGCGTAATGGTCTGCTGATTTTCATCGCTTTTGCGCTATGGAACAATGTCGGCAGCCTCCTTGGCTTCCTGCCCAATCTTGAGAAGTATGGCTTTGCAATTTTTCTGGTTTGTCTTGGCTATGTGGCCGCCCGACATACATTCGAAAGAGACCAGCAGCTCAATGAACTGCAAAAAGAGTTGGACATCGCCCGGCGGATTCAGCTTTCCGTTTTACCCAAGGATTTTCCGCGTTCACGGTATTTTCGTATCGCGGCACACTATGCTCCGATGCGCTCGGTGGCAGGCGATCTCTATGATTTTCAGGTGTTGAATGAAAAGCAAGCGGGCGTTCTCATTGCAGATGTCTCCGGCCATGGGGTTCCAGCCGCACTGATTGCCTCGATGGTAAAAGTCGCATCGACATCCCATCGGAAAGAATCCAGCAGCCCCTCACGGTTTTTGAGTGCGCTGAATACAACACTTTGTGGTAACACCCAAAACCAGTTTGTCACGGCCGCCTTTGCTTATCTCGACGCAGAAGAGGGCGAGCTCCGCTATGCTGCTGCGGGACACCCTCCCATGCTTCTGCTTCGTGAAGGGCAGACCATAAAGATTGAAGAGAATGGCCTTATGCTGGCGCTTTTCCCTACCGCTGAATACACCCAGACCAGCTGGAAGCTCCGTGCCGGAGACCGAATGGTCCTTTATACGGATGGAATCGTAGAAGCCATGGATGCAAATGAAAACGAATTTGGGACCGAGAGACTCTCTTCTCTCGTATGCAAAACCGCGCACCTTACCCACGCTGAGGCCGCCAACCACATCATGTCATCTGTGAAAAATTGGTCCGTCTCGCAGACTGACGACCTGACTGTTCTCGTCTGCGATTATATGCCCGGTCATTGA
- the thiD gene encoding bifunctional hydroxymethylpyrimidine kinase/phosphomethylpyrimidine kinase — protein MDQAAHHGQENRAALGGSRPIALTIAGFDPSSGAGISADLKVFAAHRVYGMACISALTVQSTLGVKRVEPVRAGQVRESLECLFEDVVPDGVKMGMLATPEIVGEVSAFLSTSRFPREKIVLDPVIRSSSGKELLSPGGVKRMVEELFPCVGWITPNLDELAVLTQAGSVCREGIPEAAARLREACPGLNVLVTGGHLERPDDYLLLSSGESFWVEGEWVRTNSTHGTGCALSSALLCGLIAGKNPEDAVLAAKAWVTQALREAYPVGRGRGPMNHLFSLENQAGCASISARDSI, from the coding sequence ATGGACCAGGCTGCCCATCATGGCCAGGAGAACCGCGCCGCCCTTGGTGGCTCTCGCCCGATTGCACTGACGATTGCCGGATTTGACCCCTCCTCCGGTGCTGGTATCTCCGCAGATCTAAAGGTGTTTGCCGCACATCGAGTTTACGGGATGGCGTGTATCAGTGCGCTTACCGTGCAATCTACCCTGGGGGTGAAACGGGTCGAACCTGTGCGTGCGGGTCAGGTCCGTGAGAGCCTCGAATGCCTTTTTGAGGACGTTGTTCCCGATGGGGTGAAGATGGGGATGCTGGCCACACCGGAAATCGTAGGCGAGGTTTCGGCCTTTCTCTCTACAAGTCGGTTTCCCAGAGAAAAGATTGTCTTGGATCCTGTCATACGCTCCAGCTCGGGAAAGGAGCTGTTAAGTCCTGGTGGAGTGAAGAGAATGGTTGAAGAGTTATTTCCCTGCGTAGGATGGATTACGCCAAACTTGGATGAGCTGGCGGTTTTGACTCAGGCCGGTTCCGTGTGTCGGGAAGGGATTCCGGAGGCGGCGGCGAGATTGCGGGAAGCATGTCCTGGCCTGAACGTCCTGGTTACCGGTGGTCATCTGGAGCGGCCTGACGATTATCTGCTCCTTTCTTCCGGAGAGTCTTTCTGGGTTGAGGGTGAGTGGGTCAGGACAAATTCGACGCACGGCACCGGATGCGCGCTTTCCTCAGCCTTGCTCTGTGGTCTGATCGCTGGGAAAAACCCGGAGGACGCGGTACTCGCCGCCAAGGCCTGGGTGACCCAGGCCTTGAGAGAGGCCTATCCGGTGGGCAGAGGACGGGGGCCCATGAACCACCTATTCTCTCTGGAAAATCAGGCTGGTTGTGCCTCGATCTCTGCCAGGGACTCTATATAA
- the pstS gene encoding phosphate ABC transporter substrate-binding protein PstS, which produces MAAAFVVCSAVAGHAQKINGAGATFPYPIYSKWFSEYSAQHPGVQINYQPIGSGGGIRQVTSGTVDFGASDGPMSDEQLKASKVKIVHIPTVLGAVVPIYNLPGVNAELKFAPDVLADIYLGKINNWSDARIAKDNPGVKLPNTDIIVAHRSDGSGTTYIFTDYLSKVSTDWKNSVGRNTAVAWPKGIGGKGNEGVAGLVRQMPGAIGYVELIYALQNKIPFGYVKNAAGNWVKASIEGVTEAAASVKQMPADYRVSITNAPGKNAYPIASFTWLLIPNPAPNAENGKVIKDFLNWMLDHGQSETSSLYYAPLPENVKQKVKATVSQLK; this is translated from the coding sequence TTGGCTGCTGCATTCGTGGTGTGTTCAGCAGTTGCAGGCCATGCTCAAAAAATCAATGGAGCTGGCGCAACCTTTCCGTATCCCATTTATTCCAAATGGTTTAGTGAATACAGCGCCCAGCATCCCGGTGTTCAGATTAATTATCAGCCAATCGGAAGCGGCGGCGGGATCCGGCAGGTGACCAGCGGCACGGTCGACTTTGGTGCCAGCGATGGCCCGATGAGTGATGAACAGCTCAAGGCATCCAAAGTGAAGATTGTCCACATACCTACTGTGCTTGGCGCAGTCGTACCCATTTACAACCTGCCTGGAGTCAATGCGGAACTGAAGTTTGCTCCCGATGTTCTGGCAGACATCTATTTGGGCAAAATCAATAATTGGAGTGACGCGCGCATTGCAAAAGACAATCCTGGCGTTAAGCTTCCCAATACAGACATTATTGTCGCCCATCGCTCCGATGGCAGTGGTACGACCTATATCTTTACCGACTACCTCTCCAAAGTCAGTACAGATTGGAAAAATTCCGTAGGGCGCAATACCGCCGTAGCGTGGCCGAAAGGCATCGGAGGAAAAGGCAACGAAGGGGTTGCAGGTCTGGTCCGCCAGATGCCAGGAGCAATTGGCTACGTAGAGTTGATTTACGCACTCCAAAATAAAATTCCCTTCGGATACGTAAAGAACGCTGCCGGCAATTGGGTCAAGGCAAGCATCGAAGGGGTCACGGAGGCCGCTGCCAGCGTCAAGCAGATGCCTGCCGACTATCGCGTTTCCATCACCAATGCCCCCGGAAAAAATGCCTACCCCATCGCCAGTTTTACCTGGTTGCTGATCCCAAATCCTGCGCCCAATGCTGAAAATGGAAAGGTCATCAAAGATTTCCTTAACTGGATGCTGGACCATGGGCAGTCCGAAACGAGTTCCCTCTACTATGCTCCACTGCCGGAAAACGTAAAGCAAAAAGTGAAAGCCACGGTTTCACAGTTGAAGTAA
- a CDS encoding septal ring lytic transglycosylase RlpA family protein, protein MTAIANDTTRRNPKLSTYASVFLAAAVSLFSLKAGTPTSANHQPSVVPDQGPEAKKVPGKRHWYQIGRASWYGEDFQGQQTASGEDYDMNGLTCAHRSLPLGSLVRVTNLRNHKSVVVRVNDRGPLPQSRIVDLSYAAARFLGFSNRGTAPVRLDLVDKKRDLAQLSYPFSPATAKP, encoded by the coding sequence ATGACCGCTATCGCAAACGATACGACCAGACGAAATCCAAAGCTTTCGACCTATGCCAGCGTTTTTCTTGCTGCTGCTGTGAGTCTTTTCAGTCTCAAGGCAGGAACTCCGACCTCTGCAAACCATCAGCCCTCTGTTGTTCCGGATCAAGGACCGGAAGCAAAAAAAGTGCCCGGCAAGCGTCATTGGTATCAGATTGGCCGCGCCTCATGGTACGGAGAGGACTTTCAGGGTCAGCAGACAGCAAGTGGCGAAGACTATGACATGAACGGGCTTACTTGTGCGCATCGCAGCCTGCCCCTTGGCTCTTTGGTCCGTGTGACAAATCTGAGAAATCATAAATCCGTCGTGGTCCGCGTGAATGACCGCGGCCCGCTACCGCAAAGTCGCATTGTGGACCTCTCTTACGCTGCTGCCCGCTTTCTCGGTTTCAGCAACAGGGGTACGGCCCCGGTCCGCCTGGATCTGGTAGACAAGAAGCGTGATCTGGCCCAGTTGAGCTATCCTTTCTCCCCGGCCACCGCAAAGCCGTAA
- a CDS encoding M48 family metallopeptidase, translated as MAKATLNKMLPHLMLAAGLAVTPVLFAQSNTTSQGAQTTGQSAPADTQQQQKNTPQPPGSTPPTLPQDQTKDQGNNKDNSQSVNSLPVQEPAEVHVKKGSIDDVNAIGTRNIGGRGLGNWYSTESEIKMGKSAADEIEKSTKMVTDPVVTEYVNRIGQNIVRNSDCKVPFTIKVIDTDEINAMALPGGFFYVNSGLILAADEEAELAGVMAHEVAHVCAHHAAREQTRMNYAQIGAIPVIMMTGYTWTGYGIYEAINFAIPMTFLMFSREFEAQADYLGVQYMYKAGYDPQAFVTFFEKIQNLEKHKPGAVAKAFSTHPQTPDRIEHTQEEIARILPAKDEYLVTTSEFDDVKARLARIENRRKLLDTKSNKPTLRRTSADPNAGQSGDDRPTLHRRDDNN; from the coding sequence ATGGCCAAGGCGACTCTTAACAAAATGCTTCCTCACCTCATGTTGGCTGCTGGTCTCGCAGTCACACCTGTGCTTTTTGCGCAAAGCAACACCACGTCGCAAGGTGCACAGACCACGGGCCAATCTGCTCCAGCAGATACCCAGCAACAGCAGAAGAATACGCCACAGCCTCCTGGGAGCACACCGCCAACCTTGCCACAGGACCAGACAAAGGACCAGGGAAACAACAAAGACAATTCGCAAAGCGTAAACTCACTCCCGGTTCAGGAACCTGCAGAGGTACACGTCAAAAAAGGCAGCATTGACGATGTGAATGCAATTGGAACGAGAAACATTGGAGGACGCGGACTAGGAAACTGGTATTCGACCGAGTCCGAGATCAAAATGGGGAAGTCCGCGGCCGATGAGATTGAGAAGAGCACAAAAATGGTCACCGATCCGGTGGTTACGGAATATGTAAACCGTATCGGGCAAAATATTGTCCGCAATTCCGACTGCAAGGTGCCTTTCACCATAAAAGTGATTGATACGGACGAGATCAATGCCATGGCCTTGCCTGGCGGCTTTTTCTATGTAAATTCAGGTCTGATATTGGCCGCCGACGAAGAGGCGGAACTGGCCGGGGTGATGGCGCATGAGGTTGCACATGTCTGCGCCCACCATGCGGCACGGGAGCAGACGCGCATGAACTATGCGCAAATTGGTGCGATTCCGGTCATTATGATGACCGGCTATACATGGACCGGATACGGAATCTACGAGGCGATCAATTTTGCCATTCCTATGACCTTCCTGATGTTCTCACGGGAATTCGAGGCCCAGGCCGATTACCTTGGTGTGCAATATATGTATAAGGCCGGTTATGATCCACAGGCCTTCGTGACCTTCTTTGAGAAGATTCAGAACCTGGAAAAGCACAAACCCGGAGCGGTAGCTAAGGCCTTTTCTACCCACCCGCAAACTCCAGACCGGATTGAGCATACGCAGGAAGAAATCGCCCGTATCCTGCCTGCTAAGGATGAGTATCTGGTGACTACTTCTGAGTTCGATGACGTGAAGGCCCGGCTGGCACGAATTGAAAATCGCCGTAAGTTGTTGGATACAAAGAGCAACAAGCCGACTCTCCGCCGCACCAGTGCCGATCCAAACGCAGGGCAGAGCGGTGACGACCGTCCTACACTGCATCGGCGGGACGATAACAACTGA
- the mtnA gene encoding S-methyl-5-thioribose-1-phosphate isomerase, with product MIPTLEWTSQGVRFLDQTKLPLEETYVLATSYQQVAEVIVTMVVRGAPAIGVSAAMGIALGIQQSQAATLEELEADFEQIAKTLASTRPTAVNLFWAIDRMRARFRTLLAQPERTHQAITEALVREAQTMYEEDIAACKAMGAYGAALLPAEGGVLTHCNAGALATCGYGTALGVIRAAVEQGKKIHVFADETRPFLQGARLTAWELLHDRIPTTVICDNMAASLMRQGKIQAVVVGADRIAANGDVANKIGTYNVAILAKEHGIPFYVAAPWSTIDLDTASGALIPIEQRPAVEVTHHAGKQLTPDGVGIENPAFDVTPAKYVTAIITERGVLRPPYIESLAEIEAQPA from the coding sequence ATGATTCCCACACTCGAATGGACATCTCAGGGGGTCCGCTTTTTAGACCAGACAAAGCTTCCTCTGGAAGAAACTTATGTTCTGGCGACCAGCTACCAGCAGGTCGCAGAGGTCATCGTGACCATGGTAGTGCGTGGTGCCCCGGCAATCGGAGTTTCAGCCGCCATGGGCATTGCCCTTGGTATCCAGCAGAGCCAGGCGGCTACCCTTGAAGAGCTGGAGGCCGACTTTGAACAGATCGCTAAAACTCTGGCCTCCACCCGTCCTACTGCTGTAAATCTTTTCTGGGCCATCGACCGGATGAGGGCCCGCTTCCGAACCTTGCTGGCCCAGCCTGAGAGAACGCACCAAGCAATTACCGAAGCGCTCGTCCGCGAAGCCCAGACGATGTACGAGGAAGACATCGCCGCATGTAAGGCGATGGGTGCCTACGGGGCCGCTCTGTTGCCCGCCGAAGGCGGGGTCCTGACCCACTGCAACGCCGGTGCGCTGGCTACCTGTGGATATGGCACAGCGCTTGGAGTCATTCGTGCTGCTGTCGAGCAGGGGAAAAAAATCCACGTTTTTGCCGATGAGACCCGTCCTTTCCTGCAGGGAGCGCGCCTCACGGCCTGGGAGTTGCTGCACGACAGGATCCCTACGACAGTAATCTGTGACAATATGGCCGCCAGTCTCATGCGACAGGGTAAAATCCAGGCGGTAGTTGTCGGAGCCGACCGCATCGCCGCAAATGGCGATGTTGCCAATAAGATTGGAACCTACAATGTTGCCATTCTGGCCAAAGAGCATGGAATCCCTTTCTATGTTGCAGCTCCCTGGTCCACGATTGATCTGGATACAGCTTCAGGCGCTCTGATTCCGATTGAACAACGGCCAGCGGTGGAAGTCACGCATCATGCCGGCAAACAACTCACCCCAGACGGTGTCGGCATTGAAAACCCGGCCTTTGATGTAACTCCAGCCAAGTATGTGACTGCCATTATTACGGAACGAGGGGTTCTTCGGCCTCCTTATATAGAGTCCCTGGCAGAGATCGAGGCACAACCAGCCTGA
- the pyrF gene encoding orotidine-5'-phosphate decarboxylase — protein MTELKNSQGSPALQRPSPRERLILALDFPSADQAFDLIQRLEGCCQWFKVGLELYLSAGNHLVQALKDLGFSVFLDLKLHDIPNTVAGAVRSVSKLGADLLTVHAGGGLAMLQAAREAASCPNAPKLLAVTVLTSMDASQLAAVGVSGSPAEQVLRLANIAHTAGITGLVCSPEEAARMRRALPGSLLVTPGIRPAGADTGDQKRIATPAAALAAGADYLVVGRPITQAPDPAKAAQQILLEMASVGLPG, from the coding sequence ATGACAGAATTGAAGAACTCACAGGGGAGCCCTGCGCTTCAACGCCCATCTCCGCGGGAAAGACTGATCCTGGCGCTGGACTTTCCCTCAGCCGACCAGGCTTTCGACCTGATCCAAAGGCTTGAAGGCTGCTGTCAATGGTTTAAGGTCGGGTTAGAACTTTACCTCAGCGCCGGCAATCATCTTGTTCAGGCACTCAAAGACCTTGGATTTTCTGTCTTTCTTGATCTGAAACTACACGATATTCCCAATACGGTGGCTGGCGCGGTGCGTTCTGTCTCAAAATTGGGGGCCGATCTGCTTACTGTTCACGCTGGCGGTGGTTTGGCCATGTTGCAGGCAGCCCGTGAAGCGGCATCCTGCCCGAATGCGCCCAAGCTACTGGCTGTGACGGTCCTCACAAGCATGGATGCAAGCCAGCTTGCTGCGGTCGGAGTCAGTGGATCGCCAGCAGAGCAAGTCCTTCGCCTGGCAAATATAGCTCACACAGCGGGAATTACCGGTCTGGTATGCAGCCCTGAAGAGGCCGCTCGAATGAGGAGGGCTCTCCCTGGTTCTTTGTTAGTGACCCCGGGCATCCGGCCCGCAGGCGCAGACACAGGAGATCAGAAACGGATTGCCACCCCTGCAGCCGCCCTGGCCGCAGGCGCAGATTATCTGGTTGTAGGCAGACCCATTACTCAGGCCCCAGATCCGGCCAAGGCCGCCCAGCAAATTCTGCTGGAAATGGCCAGCGTCGGCCTTCCCGGTTAA